From bacterium, a single genomic window includes:
- a CDS encoding STAS domain-containing protein has translation MEILQRREENVVILDIYGAISLGESKEKFAHVMDELLSESGTNVLVNFSAINYVDSTGIGELVGYLNKFVEKNRQLKILKPHERVLKLLQITKLDTMFEIYNDEEQALQSFNR, from the coding sequence ATGGAAATTCTGCAACGACGTGAAGAAAACGTAGTGATTCTTGATATCTATGGCGCGATTTCACTTGGAGAAAGTAAAGAAAAATTCGCCCATGTGATGGATGAGCTTCTTTCTGAATCCGGGACCAATGTGCTTGTGAATTTTTCGGCAATCAACTACGTTGACAGTACCGGGATCGGCGAACTGGTTGGTTACCTGAATAAATTCGTTGAAAAGAACCGGCAACTGAAAATTCTAAAACCGCATGAACGGGTGCTCAAATTGCTGCAGATCACCAAGCTCGATACAATGTTTGAGATTTACAATGATGAAGAGCAGGCGTTGCAGAGCTTTAACAGATAA